One region of Rhodocaloribacter litoris genomic DNA includes:
- the hslU gene encoding ATP-dependent protease ATPase subunit HslU: protein MVMHHELTPRQIVAELDKYIIGQQEAKKSVAIALRNRWRRLNAPEEMREEIVPNNIIMIGPTGVGKTEIARRLARLAGAPFIKVEATKFTEVGYVGRDVDSMIRDLTDIAVNMVREEHTQAVQDRARELAEERILDLLIPPAKKTAPEYVSGPGFLMRPPGASENDTGTPDEDEMRERTRRKFREMLRRGELDDREVEVEIASDQTPMLQVFGPMGLEEMGVNLQELFGNLGGKRRKKRRMKIEEARKVLAQEEAQKLIDMDKVTKEAIERVEQSGIVFIDEIDKVAARSATRGGGPDVSREGVQRDLLPIVEGSSVMTKYGMVKTDHILFIASGAFHVARPSDLIPELQGRFPIRVELKSLNEEDFYKILTQPKNALLKQYQALLASEGVDIAFTDEAVREIARIAAEVNEQVENIGARRLHTILTTLLEDILFDVPDRHTDGKVVVDRDLVREKLQAVVENRDLSQYIL, encoded by the coding sequence ATGGTTATGCATCACGAACTGACACCCCGCCAGATCGTCGCCGAGCTGGACAAGTACATCATCGGCCAGCAGGAGGCCAAAAAGAGCGTGGCCATTGCCCTGCGCAACCGCTGGCGACGGCTCAACGCGCCCGAAGAAATGCGCGAAGAGATCGTGCCGAACAATATCATCATGATCGGCCCCACCGGCGTCGGCAAGACGGAGATCGCGCGGCGGCTGGCCCGCCTGGCCGGCGCCCCGTTCATCAAGGTCGAAGCCACCAAGTTCACCGAGGTCGGCTATGTGGGGCGCGACGTCGACAGCATGATCCGGGACCTGACCGACATCGCCGTCAACATGGTACGGGAGGAGCACACGCAGGCCGTTCAGGACCGCGCCCGCGAACTGGCCGAAGAGCGCATCCTGGACCTGCTCATCCCCCCGGCCAAGAAAACCGCCCCCGAGTACGTCTCCGGCCCCGGCTTCCTGATGCGCCCCCCCGGCGCCTCCGAAAACGACACCGGCACTCCCGACGAGGACGAAATGCGCGAGCGAACCCGCCGCAAATTCCGCGAAATGCTCCGGCGCGGCGAACTCGACGACCGGGAGGTCGAGGTCGAAATCGCCTCGGACCAGACCCCGATGCTGCAGGTCTTCGGCCCGATGGGCCTGGAAGAGATGGGCGTCAACCTGCAGGAGCTCTTCGGCAACCTGGGAGGCAAACGCCGCAAAAAGCGGCGCATGAAGATCGAAGAGGCCCGCAAGGTGCTGGCCCAGGAAGAGGCCCAGAAACTCATCGACATGGACAAGGTGACGAAAGAGGCCATCGAGCGGGTCGAGCAGTCGGGTATCGTCTTCATCGACGAGATCGACAAGGTGGCCGCACGGTCCGCCACACGCGGCGGCGGGCCGGACGTCTCCCGGGAAGGCGTCCAGCGGGACCTGCTGCCCATCGTCGAAGGATCGAGCGTGATGACCAAATACGGCATGGTGAAGACGGACCACATCCTCTTCATCGCCAGCGGCGCCTTCCACGTGGCCCGGCCCAGTGACCTGATCCCGGAGCTGCAGGGCCGCTTCCCCATCCGCGTCGAACTCAAAAGCCTGAACGAGGAAGACTTCTACAAAATCCTCACCCAGCCGAAGAACGCCCTGCTGAAACAATACCAGGCCCTCCTGGCCTCCGAAGGAGTGGACATCGCATTCACGGACGAGGCCGTGCGCGAAATCGCCCGCATCGCCGCCGAAGTCAACGAGCAGGTCGAAAACATCGGGGCGCGACGGCTGCACACGATCCTGACGACCCTGCTTGAAGACATCCTCTTCGACGTGCCGGATCGCCACACCGACGGGAAGGTCGTCGTCGACCGGGACCTCGTGCGGGAAAAGCTGCAGGCGGTGGTCGAAAACCGGGACCTGAGTCAGTACATTCTCTAG
- a CDS encoding rod shape-determining protein: MGFLNFATDVAIDLGTANTLIYIKGRGIVLNEPSIVAVHRSTRKVIAVGHEAQQMHERTHREIETIRPLKDGVIADFEVAEQLIRHLIRKVQTSWITAIRRMVVCVPSGITEVEKRAVRDSAEHAGARQVYLIDEPMAAAIGIGLNVHEPVGNMIVDIGGGTTEIAVIALSGIVIDESIRIGGNELDNAIVQYFKRNHNLLIGQRTAERIKCEVGSAVELDPELEVSVKGRDLVSGIPKVRKISSEDVREALREGISQIAAAVIRCLERTPPELGADILERGIMLTGGGALLKGLDTLIKGRVDLPVYVAEDPLTAVVRGTGAVLEDPEKYEKVLT, from the coding sequence ATGGGCTTCCTCAATTTTGCAACCGACGTTGCCATCGACCTGGGCACCGCGAACACGCTGATCTACATCAAGGGGCGGGGCATCGTCCTGAACGAACCGAGCATCGTGGCCGTGCACCGGAGCACGCGCAAGGTGATCGCCGTGGGGCACGAGGCCCAGCAGATGCACGAGCGCACCCACCGCGAGATCGAGACGATCCGCCCCCTGAAGGACGGGGTCATCGCCGACTTCGAGGTGGCCGAACAGCTCATCCGGCACCTGATCCGGAAAGTGCAGACGAGCTGGATCACGGCGATCCGGCGGATGGTCGTCTGCGTGCCGAGCGGGATCACCGAGGTCGAGAAACGGGCCGTCCGGGACTCGGCCGAACATGCCGGCGCCCGGCAGGTCTACCTGATCGACGAGCCGATGGCGGCGGCGATCGGGATCGGGCTGAACGTGCACGAGCCGGTGGGCAACATGATCGTCGACATCGGCGGCGGCACCACCGAGATCGCCGTCATCGCCCTCTCCGGCATCGTCATCGACGAGTCGATCCGGATCGGGGGCAACGAGCTCGACAACGCCATCGTGCAATATTTCAAGCGCAACCACAACCTGCTCATCGGGCAGCGCACGGCCGAACGGATCAAATGCGAGGTGGGCAGTGCCGTCGAGCTCGATCCCGAACTGGAGGTGTCCGTCAAGGGACGGGACCTCGTCAGCGGCATCCCGAAGGTGCGGAAGATTTCTTCAGAAGACGTGCGCGAAGCGCTTCGCGAGGGCATCAGCCAGATTGCCGCGGCGGTGATCCGGTGCCTGGAGCGCACCCCGCCGGAGCTCGGTGCCGACATCCTCGAACGCGGCATCATGCTTACCGGGGGCGGCGCGCTGCTCAAGGGGCTCGACACGCTCATCAAGGGCCGGGTCGATCTGCCCGTCTACGTGGCCGAGGACCCGCTGACCGCGGTCGTCCGGGGTACCGGGGCCGTGCTCGAAGACCCGGAAAAATACGAGAAGGTGCTCACCTGA
- a CDS encoding DUF6798 domain-containing protein, translating into MRSDTRNAYAEPAFAVLGAALLYFVRFGYDFGRSDQDEFLPYLLSRLHPGLLSHDWFVQTQTAGFNVRTYFVGLLEGLASLMPVWLAVLLVYAVTWFMIAAAVYALANVLTGDRLAATATVFLALVLTPQWTLGGNDLVHRMLVPSMPAWGLGLWGTVALLTRRTRRGAALLGLATWMQALVGLHLALLLGTVLLLRCLKASERAEALHRLRRFAGFYVLFAAPALLPLLYDQLTATASPEPGTPSRFYILAAFRAPHHYLPSSFSAHAAERFGLLAAGGLLALAFPPVRKMLRHLPFVGLVLALIAVACSLGLLFTEAWPVLLVTKLQLFKTTVLAKVLFLIILGAAGSLLLPTGLWKRISGLLATPWPPLLALAGWTFLFVGLITQKEFVLARLHPLAHQEEALAQVERWARTQTPEEAIFAVPPSIDSFRAGARRGIVVNFKAYPFRDALMDEWYRRLTDLAPIRPPVRGGAAVLPHLDAAYEGLSADELRRLAGTYGFTYVVRRTRLPWPHRGLAEVFRHGTWTVYRVLPDGP; encoded by the coding sequence ATGCGATCCGACACCCGCAACGCCTACGCTGAGCCTGCCTTCGCCGTCCTGGGTGCCGCGTTGCTGTATTTCGTTCGCTTCGGATATGACTTCGGGCGAAGCGATCAGGACGAGTTTCTGCCATACCTGCTCAGCCGGCTGCATCCGGGGCTGCTGTCCCACGACTGGTTCGTACAGACCCAGACGGCGGGGTTCAACGTGCGCACGTACTTCGTCGGCCTGCTGGAGGGGCTGGCGAGCCTGATGCCCGTCTGGCTGGCGGTGCTGCTGGTGTACGCGGTGACGTGGTTCATGATCGCCGCGGCGGTCTATGCCCTGGCGAACGTGCTGACCGGCGACCGGCTGGCGGCGACGGCGACGGTCTTTCTGGCGCTGGTGCTGACGCCCCAGTGGACGCTCGGCGGGAACGACCTCGTCCACCGGATGCTGGTGCCGAGCATGCCGGCCTGGGGACTGGGCCTCTGGGGCACAGTGGCCCTGCTGACCCGGCGCACACGCCGGGGGGCGGCCCTCCTCGGCCTGGCGACCTGGATGCAGGCCCTCGTCGGGCTCCACCTGGCCCTGCTCCTGGGAACGGTCCTGCTGCTGCGCTGCCTGAAGGCTTCCGAGCGTGCCGAGGCCCTTCATCGCCTGCGCCGCTTCGCCGGCTTCTACGTCCTCTTCGCCGCGCCGGCCCTGTTGCCGCTTCTCTACGACCAGCTCACCGCAACCGCTTCGCCGGAGCCGGGAACACCCTCCCGCTTCTACATCCTGGCGGCTTTCCGCGCCCCGCACCACTACCTGCCGTCCTCGTTCTCCGCCCATGCCGCCGAGCGGTTCGGCCTGCTGGCCGCCGGCGGCCTGCTGGCCCTGGCCTTTCCCCCGGTACGCAAGATGCTCCGCCACCTTCCGTTCGTCGGCCTGGTGCTGGCCCTGATCGCCGTCGCGTGCAGCCTGGGCCTGCTCTTCACCGAGGCCTGGCCGGTGCTCCTCGTCACCAAGCTCCAGCTCTTCAAGACCACCGTGCTGGCCAAGGTGCTTTTCCTGATCATTCTCGGCGCCGCTGGCTCGTTGCTCCTGCCGACGGGACTGTGGAAACGAATCAGCGGCCTGCTTGCCACGCCCTGGCCGCCCCTGCTCGCCCTTGCCGGGTGGACCTTCCTGTTCGTAGGTTTGATCACCCAGAAAGAGTTCGTGCTGGCGCGGCTGCACCCGCTGGCCCACCAGGAAGAGGCCCTGGCCCAGGTGGAACGATGGGCCCGTACCCAGACCCCCGAAGAGGCCATCTTCGCCGTGCCGCCTTCGATCGACAGCTTCCGGGCGGGTGCCCGGCGCGGGATCGTCGTCAACTTCAAGGCCTACCCTTTCCGGGACGCGCTCATGGACGAATGGTACCGGCGGCTGACCGACCTGGCCCCCATCCGCCCGCCCGTGCGCGGCGGGGCGGCGGTGCTTCCCCACCTCGATGCCGCCTACGAGGGCCTGTCGGCCGACGAGCTGCGCCGCCTCGCGGGTACGTACGGCTTCACCTATGTCGTCCGGCGCACCCGCCTGCCCTGGCCGCACCGGGGCCTGGCCGAGGTCTTCCGGCACGGGACCTGGACCGTCTACCGCGTGCTCCCCGACGGTCCCTGA
- the hslV gene encoding ATP-dependent protease subunit HslV has product MTARAFPPFSPTHLHGTTVVGVRWNGKVALGSDGQATLGETVMKHRAQKVRALHDGKILAGFAGATADAFTLFERFEEKLQQYGGNVTRSAVELAKDWRTDRFLRRLEALLAVASPERLLLISGNGDVIEPDDSILAIGSGGPYALAAARAMMKHAGTLSARDIVEEALHIAADICIYTNHHTTVLELDAKVSPT; this is encoded by the coding sequence TTGACGGCACGCGCATTCCCTCCTTTTTCCCCGACCCACCTGCATGGCACGACCGTCGTCGGCGTTCGCTGGAACGGCAAGGTGGCCCTTGGTTCGGACGGACAGGCCACCCTGGGTGAGACGGTGATGAAACACCGGGCCCAGAAGGTGCGGGCCCTCCATGACGGGAAGATCCTGGCCGGCTTCGCCGGGGCCACGGCCGACGCGTTCACCCTCTTTGAACGTTTTGAAGAAAAGCTGCAACAATACGGCGGAAACGTGACCCGCTCGGCGGTGGAACTGGCCAAAGACTGGCGAACGGACCGGTTCCTGCGCCGCCTGGAAGCGTTGCTGGCGGTGGCCTCGCCGGAACGCCTGCTGCTCATCAGCGGCAACGGTGACGTCATCGAGCCGGACGACAGCATCCTGGCCATCGGCTCCGGCGGCCCCTATGCCCTGGCGGCCGCCCGGGCCATGATGAAGCACGCCGGCACCCTCAGCGCCCGCGACATCGTGGAAGAAGCCCTCCACATCGCCGCCGACATCTGCATCTATACCAACCATCACACGACCGTCCTCGAACTCGACGCCAAAGTATCCCCGACGTGA
- the purH gene encoding bifunctional phosphoribosylaminoimidazolecarboxamide formyltransferase/IMP cyclohydrolase, translating into MIRIKDLPPPDDLQPIRRALLSVYDKTGLVDFARRLHGHGIELLSTGGTARVLREAGLPVRDVSELTGYPEILDGRVKSLHPAVHGGLLARRNDPDDQAELAGHGIQPIDLVVVNLYPFEAATAGDDVSDAVAVEHIDIGGPAMVRAAAKNFFFVGVVTSPEDYAAVAGELEAHGGRLSLATRRRLAHRAFAHTAAYDRAVAAYFARTAADPAPLPATLSLTLPRAQVLRYGENPHQAAALYGDPTPFFEQLHGKDLSFNNLLDLNAALLLIDEFAGAPPTCAILKHTNPCGVATAETLAQAYVRAFATDRQSPFGGIVVVNRPLDRATAEAIDAVFTEIIIAPDFETDVLDFLRQKKNRRLIRRRAPARHDAGLDVRSVLGGLLVQERDPVLEAPEALRGRCRVVTERAPTETEWRDLDFAWRVVKHVKSNAIVYARDRATLGIGAGQMSRIDASEIAVLKGRKSGLDFTGAVVASDAFFPFADGLLEAVRQGVRAVIQPGGSIRDEEVIAAANAHDVAMVFTGKRHFRH; encoded by the coding sequence ATGATCCGCATCAAGGACCTGCCCCCGCCCGACGACCTCCAGCCCATCCGCCGTGCCCTGCTGTCCGTCTACGACAAGACCGGGCTCGTCGACTTCGCCCGGCGGTTGCACGGGCACGGGATCGAGCTCCTCTCGACCGGCGGCACGGCCCGGGTGCTCCGCGAGGCCGGGTTGCCGGTGCGCGACGTGTCCGAGTTGACCGGCTACCCCGAAATCCTGGACGGCCGGGTGAAGTCGCTCCATCCGGCCGTGCACGGCGGCCTGCTGGCCCGCCGCAACGACCCGGACGACCAGGCCGAGCTTGCCGGGCACGGCATCCAGCCCATCGACCTCGTCGTGGTCAACCTGTACCCGTTCGAGGCCGCCACCGCCGGCGACGACGTGTCCGACGCCGTGGCCGTCGAGCACATCGACATCGGGGGCCCGGCGATGGTGCGGGCGGCGGCGAAGAACTTCTTCTTCGTGGGCGTGGTCACCTCGCCGGAGGACTATGCCGCCGTCGCCGGCGAGCTGGAGGCCCACGGCGGCCGGCTCTCGCTGGCGACGCGGCGACGCCTGGCCCACCGGGCCTTCGCCCACACGGCGGCCTACGACCGCGCCGTGGCCGCCTACTTTGCCCGCACGGCGGCGGACCCCGCCCCCCTTCCCGCAACGCTCTCCCTCACCCTGCCGCGTGCCCAGGTGCTCCGCTACGGCGAAAACCCTCACCAGGCGGCTGCCCTCTACGGCGACCCGACCCCGTTCTTCGAACAACTGCACGGCAAAGACCTCTCCTTCAACAACCTGCTGGACCTGAACGCGGCCCTCCTCCTCATCGACGAGTTCGCCGGCGCCCCCCCGACGTGTGCCATCCTCAAGCACACCAACCCGTGCGGGGTGGCCACGGCCGAAACGCTGGCACAGGCCTACGTCCGGGCCTTCGCCACCGACCGGCAATCGCCCTTCGGCGGCATCGTCGTCGTCAACCGGCCGCTCGACCGCGCCACCGCCGAAGCCATCGACGCCGTCTTCACCGAGATCATCATCGCGCCGGACTTCGAAACGGACGTGCTCGACTTTCTCAGGCAGAAAAAGAACCGCCGGCTCATCCGCCGGCGGGCGCCGGCACGCCACGATGCGGGCCTCGACGTGCGGTCCGTGCTCGGCGGCCTGCTGGTGCAGGAGCGGGATCCGGTGCTCGAAGCCCCGGAGGCCCTGCGGGGCCGCTGCCGCGTCGTCACCGAGCGGGCACCGACCGAAACCGAATGGCGCGACCTAGACTTCGCCTGGCGCGTGGTGAAGCACGTCAAGAGCAACGCCATCGTGTACGCCCGGGACCGGGCCACCCTCGGCATCGGTGCCGGGCAGATGAGCCGGATCGACGCCTCCGAGATCGCCGTCCTGAAAGGCCGCAAGTCCGGCCTCGACTTCACCGGCGCGGTGGTTGCCTCCGACGCCTTCTTCCCCTTTGCCGACGGCCTGCTCGAAGCGGTCCGGCAGGGGGTCCGGGCCGTCATCCAGCCCGGGGGCTCCATCCGCGACGAGGAGGTCATCGCGGCGGCCAATGCCCACGACGTCGCCATGGTCTTTACGGGAAAACGCCATTTCCGGCACTAG
- the mreC gene encoding rod shape-determining protein MreC gives MYANLWERLRDWVILFVLLGTAVLTMLALNEPVVRGLRAQALQITARVERLFAWAGGFIRALEENDRLRAENIRLSSEVARSREAILENDRLRRLLGLRDTLAFPVRAVRIVSKDSQRRRLRIDAGAEDGVAEDMAVIDTRGILGRVHLVAPHYAEVMTYLDTDFRVPARIQPIQVDGIIRWEGKHPEQLLMEFVVKTEPVRKGQRVVTSGYSGIFPAGYPIGVVDSVAVRPGRNELLIYVRPYAELDDAAYAFVVLHRPDPERSLPRPQVVGR, from the coding sequence ATGTACGCCAACCTCTGGGAACGACTGCGCGACTGGGTGATCCTGTTCGTCCTGCTCGGTACCGCCGTGCTGACGATGCTGGCGCTGAACGAGCCGGTGGTGCGGGGGCTGCGGGCCCAGGCCCTGCAAATCACGGCCCGCGTGGAGCGCCTCTTCGCCTGGGCCGGCGGCTTCATCCGGGCCCTGGAGGAAAACGACCGGCTGCGGGCCGAGAACATCCGCCTCTCCAGCGAGGTCGCCCGTTCGCGGGAGGCCATCCTCGAAAACGACCGGCTGCGCCGGCTGCTCGGCCTCCGGGACACGCTCGCGTTCCCGGTCCGTGCCGTGCGCATCGTCTCGAAGGACAGCCAGCGCCGTCGCCTCCGCATCGACGCCGGCGCCGAAGACGGCGTCGCCGAAGACATGGCCGTCATCGACACACGGGGCATCCTGGGGCGGGTGCACCTGGTCGCCCCCCACTACGCGGAGGTCATGACATATCTGGACACCGACTTCCGCGTTCCGGCCCGTATCCAGCCCATCCAGGTCGACGGCATCATCCGATGGGAGGGCAAACATCCAGAACAATTGTTGATGGAGTTTGTGGTCAAGACCGAACCGGTCCGGAAGGGGCAGCGGGTGGTCACCAGCGGCTACAGCGGTATCTTCCCGGCCGGTTATCCGATCGGCGTGGTCGACTCGGTGGCCGTGCGCCCGGGCCGCAACGAATTGCTCATCTACGTGCGCCCCTATGCCGAGCTCGACGACGCCGCCTATGCCTTCGTGGTGCTGCACCGGCCCGATCCCGAACGGAGCCTCCCCCGGCCGCAGGTCGTGGGACGCTGA
- a CDS encoding GNAT family N-acetyltransferase: MRQEPHLLSLEDAGTAARWHTLWTCSPQRCAFAAWPYARALAETMNLEAAALFVEVNGTDEAGVLLFRRRRGPYRTAVVPPFTAFTPLVFRHMPPEAALHARTSAFETALATLERHFDGVALHLHPTTTDVRVCRWRGWSVTPLYTYCIRLADEPTLLDGWSAGARRTFRNHREAYRLETAEEAGVVVHLVQKSLARQGRPLPVPPAALAGLVTRLHEAGLVRLFSLRSRKEGIPEAAVALLHDGRTAHYWLAGSRPGPAMTVLLGLLWPRLHREGMVTFDFVGANTPSIAEFKRRFGPHLTPYFRIEKTRPLLLRLLDSLTKI, from the coding sequence ATGCGTCAGGAACCGCACCTGCTTTCACTGGAGGACGCCGGCACGGCAGCACGGTGGCACACGCTCTGGACCTGCTCGCCGCAGCGGTGCGCCTTCGCGGCATGGCCCTATGCCCGGGCCCTGGCCGAGACGATGAACCTCGAGGCCGCCGCGCTCTTCGTCGAGGTGAACGGCACGGATGAGGCCGGGGTATTGCTTTTCCGGCGGCGGCGCGGCCCGTACCGTACGGCCGTGGTGCCGCCGTTTACGGCTTTTACCCCCCTCGTCTTTCGTCACATGCCACCGGAGGCCGCCCTGCACGCCCGCACGTCCGCCTTCGAGACGGCGCTGGCCACGCTGGAACGGCACTTCGACGGGGTGGCCCTGCACCTGCACCCGACCACGACCGACGTCCGCGTCTGCCGGTGGCGCGGCTGGTCCGTCACACCGCTGTACACGTACTGCATCCGGCTTGCCGACGAGCCCACGCTCCTGGACGGATGGTCCGCCGGCGCTCGCCGCACTTTCCGCAACCACCGGGAAGCCTACCGGCTCGAAACGGCGGAAGAGGCCGGGGTCGTGGTGCACCTGGTACAGAAGAGCCTGGCCCGCCAGGGACGCCCGCTTCCCGTCCCGCCGGCGGCGCTGGCCGGGCTCGTCACCCGCCTGCACGAGGCCGGCCTGGTGCGCCTTTTCAGCCTGCGTTCCCGCAAAGAGGGGATCCCCGAGGCGGCCGTGGCCCTGCTCCACGACGGTCGCACCGCCCACTACTGGCTCGCCGGCAGCCGCCCGGGGCCGGCCATGACCGTGCTGCTGGGGCTACTCTGGCCCCGCCTGCACCGGGAAGGGATGGTCACGTTCGACTTCGTCGGGGCCAACACCCCGTCGATTGCCGAGTTCAAGCGCCGGTTCGGCCCGCACCTGACGCCCTATTTCCGCATCGAGAAGACGCGCCCGCTCCTGCTCCGCCTTCTCGATTCATTAACAAAGATTTAA
- a CDS encoding NYN domain-containing protein: MRYAKYANVQSRHQNRRAAIFVDYENLYANLVERLDGRTHPDAVIAEAIDELRRYLLEELRTPTNLTAAFADFSALSGNGSFIQRTLVLQDVEPRFTASAIQPNAAELHLCTEALEVLHQREDITTFAVVTGDRTYLPLLQHLNHYGRTVLLVMLEVPSSEALSYLGEEAFVDLCNLLSEPTRQQILGDLAGQKTRNGPLTREPRENIEYLPVTDPAARRTLEIIEEYFGQYEEVYLTPLLRKLSELLGDDEHDPKSIINDLEDAGAVWLEKRRGFPYDYTVLLVDTEHPDVRQVQQEFYERQERLADEYPEDEYQEPYDDYEDDYEDDYEDYEDDYPDPPYDDYEEPEAEKADRE, encoded by the coding sequence ATGCGTTACGCCAAATACGCCAATGTTCAGTCCCGTCACCAGAATCGCAGGGCCGCCATCTTTGTCGACTACGAGAACCTGTACGCCAACCTGGTCGAGCGGCTCGACGGGCGAACCCACCCGGATGCGGTCATCGCAGAGGCGATCGACGAACTCCGTCGCTACCTCCTCGAAGAGCTGCGCACCCCGACCAACCTGACGGCAGCCTTTGCCGACTTCAGCGCCCTCAGCGGCAACGGCTCTTTCATCCAGCGCACCCTCGTGCTGCAGGACGTCGAGCCGCGCTTCACGGCCAGCGCCATCCAGCCGAACGCGGCCGAGTTGCATCTCTGTACCGAGGCCCTGGAGGTGCTCCACCAGCGCGAAGACATCACCACCTTCGCCGTCGTCACCGGCGACCGGACCTACCTGCCGCTGTTGCAACACCTGAACCATTACGGGCGCACGGTGCTACTGGTCATGCTGGAGGTCCCTTCCTCCGAGGCCCTCTCCTACCTGGGGGAAGAAGCGTTCGTGGACCTGTGCAACCTGCTCAGCGAACCCACACGCCAGCAGATCCTGGGCGACCTGGCCGGCCAGAAAACACGCAACGGCCCCCTCACCCGCGAACCCCGCGAAAACATCGAATACCTGCCCGTCACCGACCCCGCCGCCCGGCGAACGCTCGAAATCATCGAAGAATACTTCGGGCAGTATGAAGAGGTCTACCTGACGCCGCTGCTGCGTAAGCTCTCCGAACTGCTCGGAGACGACGAGCACGACCCGAAATCCATCATCAACGACCTCGAAGACGCCGGCGCCGTCTGGCTCGAAAAACGACGGGGGTTCCCGTACGACTACACCGTCCTCCTCGTCGACACCGAACACCCGGACGTCCGCCAGGTCCAGCAGGAGTTCTACGAACGGCAGGAACGCCTGGCCGACGAATACCCGGAGGATGAATACCAGGAGCCGTACGACGACTACGAGGACGACTACGAAGACGACTACGAAGACTACGAGGACGACTATCCGGACCCGCCGTACGACGACTACGAAGAGCCGGAAGCCGAAAAAGCCGACCGGGAGTAA